A genomic window from Anthocerotibacter panamensis C109 includes:
- a CDS encoding bifunctional heptose 7-phosphate kinase/heptose 1-phosphate adenyltransferase, translating into MLKTQLASVIHRFGTSTQKVLVVGDLTLDEFVTGAVERLSREAPVVIVRHEQTRQVPGGAANALENLASLGVQTIAVGVLGKDRQAEALRGLLEARGVITSALVVDDQRPTVTKTRIAAHARQSVTQQIVRIDRKSDAPLDPAIEAQLLDHIRTWLPEVAVVVCSDYMEGVLTPAVIALCLEHPYVIVDTHLQLDRYQGAALFTPNVPEAELAAGFAITDPGSLQRAGAELLRQTRARQVLITRGELGMSLFLATGEQYDIPAFNRTQVFDVTGAGDTVVAGWTAAHLSGGTPQAAAILGNLAASIVVRRFGTSSTTPAELLEHLEQLTWTPDWML; encoded by the coding sequence ATGCTCAAAACCCAGCTTGCTTCGGTAATCCACCGTTTTGGCACCAGCACCCAAAAAGTGTTGGTTGTGGGGGACCTTACCCTCGACGAATTTGTGACCGGAGCGGTGGAGCGCCTCTCGCGCGAGGCTCCAGTGGTCATTGTGCGCCACGAACAGACCCGTCAAGTTCCTGGGGGTGCCGCCAACGCTTTAGAGAATCTAGCCAGCCTTGGAGTCCAGACCATCGCAGTCGGGGTCCTCGGTAAGGACCGTCAAGCAGAGGCTCTGCGGGGATTGCTGGAGGCACGAGGGGTGATCACCTCAGCCCTGGTAGTGGACGACCAACGCCCTACCGTGACCAAGACCCGCATCGCTGCCCATGCCCGCCAGTCGGTGACCCAGCAGATTGTCCGTATTGACCGCAAATCTGATGCTCCCCTTGACCCTGCTATCGAGGCCCAACTGCTTGACCACATTCGCACTTGGCTCCCAGAGGTAGCCGTAGTGGTCTGTTCTGACTATATGGAAGGTGTCTTGACCCCGGCGGTCATCGCTCTTTGTCTGGAGCACCCCTATGTCATTGTCGATACCCACCTCCAGCTAGACCGCTACCAGGGGGCGGCCCTCTTCACCCCCAATGTCCCGGAGGCGGAGCTGGCGGCGGGCTTTGCCATTACTGATCCCGGCAGTCTGCAACGGGCTGGAGCCGAACTGCTGCGCCAGACCAGAGCCCGCCAGGTCTTGATCACCCGTGGCGAGTTGGGGATGAGCTTGTTTCTGGCGACCGGGGAGCAGTATGATATCCCGGCCTTTAACCGTACCCAGGTCTTCGATGTGACCGGAGCTGGGGACACGGTAGTGGCGGGGTGGACCGCAGCCCATCTGAGCGGGGGCACACCCCAGGCAGCAGCCATCCTCGGCAATCTGGCCGCGAGTATTGTTGTGCGCCGCTTCGGGACTTCCTCGACCACCCCGGCTGAACTATTGGAGCACTTGGAGCAGTTGACATGGACCCCCGACTGGATGCTTTGA
- a CDS encoding nitroreductase family protein, with amino-acid sequence MVAKSKLGLGELIATRRDALSFKPEAILEGTLQEILKLSALAPSELNLQPTRFILVRTPQGKAKLHECAFRHRSILQAPVTVIACGDSRVENPHYLDAVMALERTPLDNTSLHQAVSQLFSYKPSFGSLEVWVNRQVMLTVAHLLLAAQSVGVDSCLLQSFVQGHVQRAFGLPEEVFVCALIPLGYANPPLKQFGGHFDLNKVVYEEQFSAHLEGFLP; translated from the coding sequence ATGGTTGCCAAAAGTAAATTGGGCCTTGGGGAACTCATCGCCACCCGGCGGGATGCCCTGTCCTTCAAACCCGAAGCGATTCTCGAAGGAACGCTCCAGGAAATTTTGAAACTGTCCGCCCTCGCGCCTTCAGAATTGAATCTCCAGCCCACCCGCTTTATTCTGGTCCGTACCCCACAGGGCAAGGCTAAGCTCCACGAGTGCGCCTTCCGCCACAGATCGATCTTGCAAGCCCCGGTCACCGTGATTGCCTGTGGCGATAGCCGGGTGGAGAATCCGCACTACCTCGATGCCGTCATGGCCTTGGAGCGCACTCCCCTTGACAATACCTCCTTACACCAAGCCGTCTCTCAACTCTTCTCCTACAAGCCCAGCTTTGGTTCTCTAGAAGTCTGGGTCAACCGTCAAGTGATGCTGACAGTCGCTCATCTACTGTTGGCCGCCCAGTCTGTCGGAGTGGATAGCTGCCTGCTCCAGAGCTTTGTCCAGGGCCATGTCCAGCGTGCCTTTGGCCTCCCGGAAGAGGTGTTTGTATGTGCGCTCATCCCGCTCGGCTATGCCAATCCTCCGCTCAAACAATTTGGGGGCCACTTCGACCTGAATAAGGTAGTCTACGAAGAACAGTTCAGTGCGCATCTGGAGGGCTTCCTTCCGTAA
- a CDS encoding adenylyltransferase/cytidyltransferase family protein, whose product MDPRLDALIYQIAAEPEHWRPLVLTNGCFDLLHVGHVRYLTYARALGRALIVGLNSDLSVRTLKGPTRPVNTQDHRAEVLRALRVVDGVVVFEGRTADALIEALRPDFYVKGGDYAYTSLPEWSTAQKVGAQVVLVPVEVPISTTQLLSRGAGSPG is encoded by the coding sequence ATGGACCCCCGACTGGATGCTTTGATCTACCAAATTGCCGCAGAACCCGAGCACTGGCGGCCTCTGGTCCTCACCAATGGCTGCTTCGATCTACTCCATGTGGGGCATGTGCGCTACCTAACCTATGCCCGCGCTCTGGGCCGCGCTTTGATCGTAGGACTCAACAGCGACCTATCCGTCCGCACCCTAAAAGGCCCCACCCGCCCGGTCAATACCCAGGACCACCGCGCTGAAGTGCTGAGGGCGCTCAGGGTGGTCGATGGCGTAGTTGTCTTTGAGGGAAGGACCGCAGATGCTCTCATCGAAGCCCTGCGCCCAGATTTTTATGTCAAGGGCGGCGACTATGCGTACACGAGCTTACCCGAGTGGTCCACAGCTCAAAAAGTAGGCGCACAGGTGGTATTGGTGCCCGTGGAAGTGCCGATTTCGACGACCCAACTACTCAGTCGGGGAGCGGGTTCGCCAGGATAA
- a CDS encoding metal-dependent hydrolase family protein, producing MTTSWLRRLVFPVLCTVWVCGGMAISAQEVRSYWLKPAAVFDGTTVHPGWGVLVTGERIIAAENSVALPPNTETIDLPGATLLPGLMDLHSHLFLHPYNEAPWDEQVLKESLTLRVARATVHARNTLLAGFTTLRDLGTEGAGYADVGLKQAIDQAIIPGPRIFTTTRAIVATGSYGPKGFDSRFEVPQGAEEADGVDQLTRVVRDQIGKGADWIKVYADYRWGPNRAVRPTFSVAELTLIAETARSSGRPAVAHASSAEGMRRAVLAGFETLEHGDSGTPEVFALMAKQGVALCPTLSAGEAIQQYRGWRRGVDPEPQEITEKRTSFKAALKAGVTICNGSDVGVFPHGDNVRELELLVDYGMSPLAALRAATSVNARILHQENRLGRVGPGFLADLVAVTGDPSQDIAALRRVLLVMKDGVLYRRPDAKR from the coding sequence ATGACGACAAGCTGGTTGCGCCGCCTTGTATTTCCGGTGCTCTGCACGGTCTGGGTCTGCGGAGGAATGGCTATCTCTGCCCAGGAAGTCCGTAGTTATTGGCTCAAGCCCGCTGCGGTTTTTGATGGAACTACGGTGCATCCCGGATGGGGCGTGCTCGTCACTGGGGAGCGCATCATAGCAGCAGAAAATAGCGTAGCTTTGCCCCCAAATACCGAGACCATTGACCTACCTGGAGCAACCCTGCTCCCCGGATTGATGGATCTGCATTCCCATCTGTTCCTCCATCCCTATAACGAAGCTCCTTGGGACGAGCAAGTGCTCAAGGAATCCCTGACGCTCCGCGTCGCTCGGGCCACAGTTCATGCCCGTAATACGCTCTTGGCCGGATTTACCACCCTGCGCGACCTAGGGACTGAGGGCGCAGGCTACGCCGATGTCGGGCTCAAGCAAGCGATTGACCAGGCCATCATTCCGGGACCCCGGATCTTCACCACGACCCGTGCCATCGTCGCCACCGGCTCCTATGGACCCAAGGGCTTTGATTCGCGCTTTGAAGTCCCTCAGGGGGCCGAAGAAGCAGACGGGGTAGACCAGCTCACCCGCGTCGTCCGCGACCAGATTGGCAAGGGAGCAGACTGGATCAAGGTCTACGCCGACTACCGTTGGGGACCGAATAGAGCTGTCCGCCCGACCTTTTCGGTGGCGGAGTTGACCCTCATCGCCGAGACCGCCCGCAGTAGTGGACGGCCTGCGGTGGCCCATGCCAGTTCCGCAGAGGGGATGCGTCGGGCCGTGTTAGCGGGCTTTGAGACGCTTGAGCACGGCGACAGCGGCACGCCTGAAGTCTTTGCTCTGATGGCGAAACAGGGTGTGGCCCTCTGCCCAACGCTCAGTGCCGGGGAGGCCATCCAGCAATACCGGGGTTGGCGGCGCGGAGTTGACCCCGAACCGCAAGAAATTACAGAGAAACGGACCAGCTTCAAGGCTGCGCTCAAAGCGGGGGTCACCATCTGTAACGGGAGCGATGTGGGCGTCTTCCCCCATGGAGACAATGTCCGGGAACTAGAACTGCTCGTGGACTATGGTATGTCTCCGCTCGCTGCTCTGCGCGCTGCTACCTCCGTCAATGCCCGCATACTCCACCAAGAAAACCGTCTAGGGAGGGTAGGCCCTGGATTTTTAGCCGATTTGGTGGCTGTGACCGGCGACCCGAGCCAGGATATTGCCGCGCTGCGTCGGGTGCTCTTGGTGATGAAGGATGGTGTGCTTTATCGCCGCCCTGATGCTAAGCGTTAA
- a CDS encoding diheme cytochrome c: MKVSWRIGLTVLVVGTSLLLGRVLARVEPGPLPKRYVLAEQIYMQHCAACHVALPPEVLPSQTWRDLLSESGHYGRTLPPINSLERQLIYLYLKDFSRPTKEGEPTPYLVSDSRFFKALHPKVALPSPLNLESCISCHAKAPMGDYQVAPESTPTTP, from the coding sequence ATGAAGGTTTCCTGGCGCATTGGCTTAACCGTCTTGGTCGTGGGAACATCCCTACTGTTAGGACGTGTGCTGGCCCGCGTCGAACCCGGCCCTCTGCCCAAGCGCTATGTCCTAGCTGAACAAATCTACATGCAGCACTGTGCGGCATGTCATGTGGCGCTACCCCCGGAAGTACTTCCCTCTCAGACTTGGCGTGACCTGCTCAGCGAGTCGGGGCACTACGGTCGGACACTGCCTCCCATCAACAGCCTAGAGCGACAGCTCATTTATCTCTATCTCAAAGACTTCTCGCGTCCGACCAAAGAGGGGGAGCCCACGCCCTACTTGGTCTCGGACTCCCGCTTTTTCAAAGCCCTGCACCCCAAAGTAGCGCTACCCAGCCCACTCAATTTGGAAAGCTGCATCTCCTGTCATGCCAAGGCCCCCATGGGAGACTATCAGGTGGCTCCTGAATCTACCCCCACCACCCCGTAG
- a CDS encoding glycerate kinase, with product MVSTNVIYTCHGNPDLIHTVRVLVCPEPFQGGISAHRAAGVIADGLSSTSNHFQIRQIPLSFDDLTVNTIVQACGGVWREAVVLGEQGKSLRVSYGSLQGGRVAVVQPQHLATRVSPSNWAGEMSSFGTGQLLKVILQDRTVERVYCYLPEGLWPVDGGVGFLQALGVSLLDPDGKSVSWAANSLSRLTRVDFRGVLPRLKQVELIVACDSQAPLLGRQGAAWTWGSRSGASFAMIEKVEKGLTILAEAVQRTYGGGHHVLGGAASGGGLGYGLSLVGAKLRPPAQVLLENLDFLEQVRQSDLVITGQAQTNRQTTPQQLLPSVLRLCQETGTPGVVLSGIVRPQELETVFNSGAWAVLDVVPGMLTTTQMLEQIENNLYFNAQQLGRLLLLGRKLSPS from the coding sequence TTGGTTTCGACTAACGTAATCTACACATGCCATGGCAACCCCGACTTGATTCATACCGTCCGTGTCCTAGTCTGTCCTGAGCCCTTCCAAGGAGGGATATCCGCCCATCGCGCTGCGGGGGTCATCGCTGATGGTTTAAGTTCAACGAGTAACCACTTTCAGATCCGACAGATCCCCCTCAGTTTTGATGACCTGACAGTCAATACCATCGTCCAAGCTTGCGGTGGCGTGTGGCGGGAGGCGGTGGTGCTAGGGGAGCAGGGTAAATCCCTCAGGGTCTCCTACGGGTCGCTCCAGGGTGGGCGGGTGGCTGTTGTGCAGCCCCAACACCTGGCCACTAGGGTGAGCCCGAGCAATTGGGCGGGGGAGATGTCAAGCTTTGGGACCGGGCAATTGCTCAAGGTCATTCTCCAAGACCGGACTGTAGAGCGGGTCTACTGCTATTTGCCAGAAGGGCTGTGGCCGGTGGACGGGGGCGTGGGCTTTTTACAGGCTCTGGGGGTGAGCTTGCTCGATCCAGACGGCAAATCGGTGAGTTGGGCCGCCAATAGTCTGTCTCGCCTCACCCGAGTGGACTTTAGGGGAGTCTTGCCCCGGCTCAAGCAGGTGGAATTGATCGTAGCTTGTGATTCCCAAGCGCCCCTATTGGGTAGACAGGGAGCAGCCTGGACCTGGGGTTCGCGCAGTGGGGCCAGTTTTGCGATGATTGAGAAGGTCGAAAAGGGCCTCACAATCTTGGCAGAGGCTGTTCAGCGCACCTATGGCGGGGGCCATCATGTCTTGGGGGGCGCGGCCTCTGGGGGTGGGTTGGGCTACGGGCTCTCGCTAGTCGGGGCCAAGCTGCGTCCTCCCGCTCAGGTTTTACTCGAAAATCTTGACTTTTTGGAACAGGTTCGACAGTCTGACCTCGTCATCACAGGACAGGCTCAGACCAACCGCCAAACCACGCCCCAACAGCTTTTGCCCTCGGTCCTACGCCTGTGTCAGGAGACGGGGACCCCCGGTGTCGTCCTGTCGGGGATCGTCCGTCCTCAGGAGTTGGAGACCGTCTTCAATAGCGGAGCTTGGGCGGTCCTGGATGTCGTCCCCGGAATGCTCACCACCACCCAAATGCTGGAGCAGATTGAAAACAACCTCTACTTCAACGCGCAACAACTGGGTCGCCTGCTGCTCTTGGGCCGCAAGCTCTCCCCCAGCTAA
- a CDS encoding lipase family protein codes for MLTGHSLGGALAQLAATEPKWQGMVAGVITFAAPGIDPKRIALLNQRFAQLPRDRFSSMHYRVHQDAVPLAGAAFTPGQIHEYAMHRPEQEAKARTVVGSAATLGGPWAATAAALGVTVEQLLSAHLATPLSAQVLKEHPEALAGVKKEDNTGVFTDLGLRSTEEYRAEAHSLEGARVAVGMVAGGTKVGWDGATHVVDEGLQAILPPYKGLRQPQIEEERVYQDSYQKIEAAIRRERAEAGKDNWDRELQ; via the coding sequence ATCCTCACCGGGCACAGTCTAGGCGGGGCACTAGCGCAATTAGCCGCGACAGAACCGAAATGGCAGGGTATGGTTGCTGGGGTCATCACGTTTGCGGCTCCAGGCATTGACCCCAAGCGCATCGCATTGCTCAACCAACGTTTTGCCCAACTACCCCGAGATCGTTTTTCATCAATGCACTATCGGGTGCATCAGGACGCAGTCCCGCTAGCGGGAGCCGCCTTCACCCCTGGACAGATACACGAATATGCGATGCACCGCCCCGAGCAGGAGGCTAAAGCCCGGACTGTGGTAGGCAGTGCAGCGACGCTGGGAGGACCATGGGCGGCGACGGCAGCCGCCTTGGGGGTAACGGTGGAGCAGTTGTTGTCAGCCCATTTAGCCACGCCTTTGAGTGCGCAAGTGCTCAAGGAGCACCCCGAGGCGCTAGCAGGGGTAAAAAAAGAAGACAATACAGGTGTTTTCACGGATTTGGGATTGCGCTCGACGGAGGAATATCGGGCGGAGGCGCATAGTTTGGAGGGGGCGCGGGTGGCGGTGGGTATGGTGGCTGGGGGTACCAAAGTAGGATGGGATGGAGCCACCCATGTAGTCGATGAGGGCTTACAAGCCATCCTGCCGCCTTACAAGGGCTTGCGACAACCCCAAATCGAGGAGGAGCGTGTGTATCAGGACAGCTATCAAAAGATAGAGGCTGCTATCCGCCGAGAGCGTGCGGAGGCGGGGAAGGACAATTGGGATAGGGAACTGCAATAG
- a CDS encoding serine/threonine-protein kinase: protein MNDDPCTFCGQMNVSTASQCVVCGAILRPQERSLTKGTTLKSGRYHLGRVLGEGGFGITYQGTDLNLGRAVALKEFFPQGATRQGTQMVAPPSFRSGVLTQMTQEFLEEARTLSLFDHPHIVPVFDSFEENSTAYMVMQYVPGRTLEEIVLAQGALPEAKVVAYLQQVGQALERVHSFGVLHRDIKPGNILVTPEDRAILIDFGSARKFVEGLTQKQTQIITSGFAPPEQYALQAHRGCYTDIYALAATAYYLLSGQIPTGAMDRLFGNALADLTTYQPNLTPRTHSTILAGMALRIEERPQTVGDFLRLLREIPTPQTIPPSGRKVSGLALWLRPRVSQTLVSQGPVTSLAFDRTGSLLASAGPRGFAVWDLHTYEQIGALGTDGSNQQLVMFSPDGASLYTAGGSGQVTLWDIHDRRIYHALSRLGEGVAALAFSPDGIFLALGAQVRGTSRQIIKLIALNDGSCYWTFRGHPGVVNTLHFSADGQALASGGSDGSLRLWQVGQEDPQCTLSLNRQEPTAVALHPDQQQLAVGTRGGMIQLWQIPQGRLLTQNQQPLAPVRAVAFHPGGYLLVGGCMAPSGQWGAGVHLWDVVTSRQRLNSLASPLRQAVTAVGFAPDGQTLACATDDGQIHLLTNQPS from the coding sequence ATGAACGACGACCCTTGTACTTTTTGTGGACAGATGAATGTATCTACAGCCAGCCAATGTGTGGTTTGTGGAGCTATCCTGCGGCCTCAAGAGCGCAGCTTGACTAAAGGCACCACGCTCAAGAGCGGACGTTATCACCTAGGGCGAGTGCTCGGAGAAGGCGGGTTCGGCATTACCTATCAGGGCACGGACCTCAACCTAGGGCGGGCTGTCGCACTCAAAGAATTCTTTCCTCAGGGGGCGACGCGCCAAGGCACCCAGATGGTCGCACCCCCCAGTTTTCGCTCTGGGGTTCTCACCCAGATGACCCAGGAATTTCTGGAAGAGGCGCGGACGCTTTCTTTGTTTGACCATCCCCATATCGTTCCGGTTTTTGACAGCTTCGAGGAGAATAGCACAGCCTATATGGTGATGCAGTACGTACCGGGGCGCACCTTGGAGGAGATAGTCCTCGCCCAAGGTGCGCTCCCGGAAGCCAAGGTCGTCGCCTACCTCCAGCAAGTAGGGCAGGCTCTGGAGCGGGTCCACAGCTTTGGGGTACTCCACCGCGATATCAAGCCTGGGAATATCCTGGTCACCCCAGAAGACCGGGCCATCTTGATTGATTTTGGTTCGGCGCGCAAGTTTGTAGAGGGCCTGACCCAAAAGCAGACCCAGATTATCACCTCAGGGTTTGCCCCGCCCGAGCAGTATGCCCTTCAGGCCCATCGGGGCTGCTACACAGATATTTATGCCCTCGCCGCCACGGCCTACTATCTGTTGAGCGGTCAGATACCCACTGGAGCGATGGACCGCCTTTTCGGCAATGCACTTGCGGATCTGACTACCTATCAACCCAACCTCACCCCCCGGACCCACAGCACGATTCTGGCGGGTATGGCCCTGAGAATCGAGGAGCGCCCGCAGACCGTAGGCGACTTCCTGCGCCTGCTGCGAGAAATCCCTACCCCTCAGACTATCCCCCCCTCAGGTCGGAAAGTCAGCGGGCTCGCCCTTTGGCTTAGACCCCGTGTGAGCCAAACCCTGGTCAGCCAAGGCCCTGTGACTTCCCTGGCCTTTGACCGCACCGGTAGCCTGTTGGCAAGTGCTGGTCCCCGAGGGTTCGCGGTCTGGGACCTGCATACCTACGAACAGATCGGGGCTTTGGGCACAGATGGTTCCAACCAGCAGTTGGTCATGTTCAGCCCGGATGGTGCAAGCCTCTACACCGCTGGCGGGAGTGGGCAGGTCACCCTTTGGGATATACATGATCGCCGCATCTACCACGCTCTGTCGCGCCTGGGGGAGGGCGTGGCCGCCCTGGCCTTTAGCCCGGATGGCATCTTTTTAGCGCTAGGCGCTCAGGTCCGAGGCACAAGCCGTCAGATCATCAAACTTATTGCCCTCAACGACGGCAGTTGCTACTGGACGTTCAGGGGCCATCCAGGGGTGGTGAACACGCTCCACTTCTCTGCTGATGGGCAGGCTCTAGCCAGCGGCGGGAGCGATGGCAGCCTACGCCTCTGGCAGGTCGGTCAGGAAGACCCCCAGTGCACCCTCAGCCTCAACCGCCAAGAGCCCACCGCAGTCGCCTTACACCCAGACCAACAACAACTGGCTGTGGGCACGCGGGGCGGGATGATCCAGCTTTGGCAAATCCCACAAGGCCGCCTCCTCACCCAGAATCAGCAACCCCTCGCTCCCGTCCGTGCGGTGGCTTTTCATCCAGGAGGCTACCTGCTCGTGGGCGGGTGCATGGCTCCGTCGGGACAGTGGGGAGCCGGGGTACATCTATGGGACGTGGTGACCTCGCGCCAACGCCTCAACAGCCTTGCCTCCCCGCTGCGGCAGGCTGTGACCGCTGTGGGCTTTGCGCCAGACGGCCAGACGCTTGCCTGTGCCACTGACGACGGTCAGATCCATCTTTTGACCAACCAACCTAGCTGA
- a CDS encoding MFS transporter, whose amino-acid sequence MLDTLDLSLRRNFRFLFGTGVLFWSSTAAMLPVLPLYVKDAGGTEQQVGLVMGALAVGLLLSRVWVTRMTDQRGRQFVLLLGLAIALLAPIGYALVPSIPGLMALRAFHGISIAAFSTAFGALVVDLAPERRRGEWVGYMSLVNPLGLGLGPVLGGFVKGWAGYTWIFFAATGVALLGMICCAQIQQPQWPRAKKTTPGASFFWQTLTQRPVLIPTFVMLMIGMAFGAVSTFVPLYIEDAHVGLNAGFFYSAVAVASFGARFWTGRASDRYGRGLFISGSLVLYAMAMLILWTAHSPAAFLVAGAVEGLASGALFPMVISLAADRAQPDTRVRNLSLCLGGFDLGMAIAGPVLGTLASQLGIRGLFGCAFGLALLALVAFVTQSFQGLSPSLEFALGRTKDRYALPDVRAAG is encoded by the coding sequence ATGCTCGATACGCTAGACCTATCCCTCCGGCGCAATTTTAGGTTCCTGTTCGGGACCGGAGTCCTGTTTTGGAGCAGCACGGCTGCTATGCTGCCGGTCCTCCCCCTCTATGTCAAAGATGCAGGGGGGACTGAGCAACAGGTGGGTTTGGTCATGGGAGCCTTAGCCGTGGGCTTGTTGCTCTCTCGGGTCTGGGTGACCCGGATGACCGACCAACGAGGGCGTCAATTTGTACTGCTGTTGGGGCTAGCCATCGCCTTGCTCGCCCCGATTGGCTATGCGCTGGTCCCCTCCATACCTGGCTTGATGGCACTCAGGGCTTTTCACGGCATCAGCATCGCCGCTTTCTCGACCGCTTTTGGAGCCTTGGTCGTGGACCTCGCCCCCGAGCGCAGGCGCGGAGAATGGGTGGGCTATATGAGTTTGGTCAATCCCCTCGGTCTGGGCCTGGGGCCAGTCTTGGGGGGTTTTGTGAAGGGTTGGGCCGGATACACCTGGATCTTTTTTGCCGCTACGGGCGTTGCACTGCTGGGGATGATCTGTTGCGCCCAAATTCAGCAGCCGCAGTGGCCCCGCGCTAAAAAGACTACCCCTGGCGCGTCCTTCTTTTGGCAAACGCTGACCCAACGACCTGTGCTGATTCCTACTTTTGTCATGCTGATGATTGGTATGGCCTTCGGCGCTGTGAGTACTTTTGTGCCTCTCTATATCGAGGATGCGCATGTGGGTCTGAATGCGGGTTTTTTCTACTCGGCGGTGGCGGTGGCGAGCTTTGGGGCACGGTTTTGGACGGGGCGGGCCTCAGACCGCTATGGTCGGGGCTTATTTATCAGCGGGAGTCTGGTGCTCTATGCCATGGCGATGCTCATTCTCTGGACGGCTCACAGCCCTGCGGCTTTTCTGGTGGCGGGGGCTGTCGAGGGGTTGGCTTCGGGGGCACTCTTCCCCATGGTCATCTCCCTGGCTGCTGACCGCGCTCAACCTGATACGCGGGTGCGCAACTTGAGCCTGTGTCTGGGGGGCTTTGACTTGGGCATGGCGATTGCGGGTCCGGTTCTGGGTACCCTTGCCAGCCAGCTTGGTATTCGGGGGCTCTTCGGTTGTGCGTTTGGGTTGGCGTTGTTGGCGTTGGTCGCCTTTGTCACCCAGAGCTTTCAGGGTCTCTCTCCATCGCTGGAGTTCGCGCTGGGTCGGACGAAAGACCGCTATGCGCTACCGGATGTCCGGGCTGCTGGCTAA
- a CDS encoding Tic22 family protein, whose protein sequence is MPVSAAQALDRKEVFNRLRQIPVFTLINDKGSPVLVTPKADKDKLQHATFFLNPQDVKEFQNLLNKGNPTLAKTVTVRAVPLNLAFQFGEEQKANKQPVRVDIVPTRKSVDYALTLAKQVNKDLKQFPGVPVFALTDLTGQKVVSIQPKGQSAPSQVYFLDEKDAQTTLTNLKKANPKLATQTRISAAPFENLLGLLLKLEKPADADRILVVPSTAALSYAKQLNPNPAKPAR, encoded by the coding sequence GTGCCCGTTTCCGCCGCGCAAGCTTTGGACCGCAAAGAGGTGTTCAACCGTCTGCGGCAGATCCCTGTCTTTACCTTGATCAACGACAAAGGCAGCCCGGTCTTGGTGACTCCTAAAGCGGATAAAGACAAGCTCCAGCACGCTACTTTTTTCCTCAATCCCCAGGATGTCAAAGAGTTCCAGAACCTGCTCAATAAAGGCAATCCCACACTGGCTAAGACCGTGACGGTCCGTGCTGTCCCCTTAAATCTGGCTTTTCAGTTTGGAGAAGAGCAAAAAGCCAACAAGCAGCCCGTCCGGGTGGACATCGTCCCGACGCGCAAGAGTGTGGACTACGCGCTCACCCTAGCAAAGCAGGTCAACAAGGACCTCAAACAGTTTCCGGGTGTGCCCGTCTTTGCCCTTACGGACCTCACGGGCCAAAAGGTCGTCAGTATTCAGCCCAAGGGTCAGAGTGCTCCCAGCCAGGTCTATTTCCTGGATGAGAAGGATGCTCAAACAACCTTGACCAACCTCAAAAAAGCCAATCCCAAACTAGCTACCCAGACGCGCATCAGTGCTGCGCCCTTCGAGAATCTCCTGGGACTGCTGCTCAAGCTGGAGAAACCCGCCGATGCGGATCGGATTCTTGTGGTCCCCTCTACGGCGGCCTTGAGCTATGCCAAGCAACTCAACCCAAACCCGGCCAAACCAGCCCGATGA